A genomic stretch from Aedes albopictus strain Foshan chromosome 2, AalbF5, whole genome shotgun sequence includes:
- the LOC134286929 gene encoding basic proline-rich protein-like, whose product PPGIPPGIPPGIPPGIPPGIPPGILPGIPPGIPPGISPGIAPGIPPEIPPGIPPGIPPGIPPGIPPGIPPGIPPGIPPGIPPGIPPGIPPGIPPGIPPGIPPGIPPGIPPGIPPGIPPGIPPGIPPGIPPGIPPGIPPGIPPGIPPGIPPGIPPGIPPGIPPGIPPGIPPGIPPGIPPGNPLGISPGIPPRIPPGIPPRIPPGIPPGIPPGIPPGIPPGIPPGIPPGIPPGIPPGIPPGIPPGIPPGIPPGIPPGIPPGIPPGIPPGIPPGISPGIPPGIPPGIPPGIPPGIPPGIPPGIPPGIPPGIPPGIPPGIPPGIPPGIPPGIPPGIPSGIPPGIPPGIPPGIPPGIPPGIPPGIPPGIPPGIPPGIPPGIPPGIPPGIPPGIPPGIPPGIPPGIPPGIPPGIPPGIPPGIPPGIPPGIPPGIPPGIPPGIPPGIPPGIPSGIPPGIPPGIPPGIPSGIPPGIPPGIPPGIPPGIPPGIPPGIPPGIPPGIPPGIPPGIPPGIPPGIPPGIPPGIPPGIPPGIPPRIPPGIPSGIPPGIPPGIPPGIPPGIPPGIPPGIPPGIPPGIPPRIPPGIPPGI is encoded by the coding sequence cctccagggattcctccagggattcctccagggattcctccagggattcctccagggattcctccagggattcttccagggattcctccagggattcctccagggatttctccagggattgctccagggattcctccagagattcctccagggattcctccagggattcctccagggattcctccagggattcctccagggattcctccagggattcctccagggattcctccagggattcctccagggattcctccagggattcctccagggattcctccagggattcctccagggattcctccagggattcctccagggattcctccagggattcctccagggattcctccagggattcctccagggattcctccagggattcctccagggattcctccagggattcctccagggattcctccagggattcctccagggattcctccagggattcctccagggattcctccagggattcctccagggattcctccagggattcctccagggattcctccagggattcctccagggaatcctctagggatttctccaggaattcccccaaggattcctccaggaattcctccaaggattcctccagggattcctccaggaattcctccaggaattcctccagggattcctccaggaattcctccagggattcctccaggaattcctccagggattcctccaggaattcctccagggattcctccaggaattcctccagggattcctccaggaattcctccagggattcctccaggaattcctccagggattcctccaggaattcctccagggatttctccaggaattcctccaggaattcctccagggattcctccagggattcctccaggaattcctccagggattcctccaggaattcctccagggattcctccaggaattcctccagggattcctccagggattcctccagggattcctccagggattcctccagggattcctccagggattccttcagggattcctccagggattcctccagggattcctccagggattcctccagggattcctccagggattcctccagggattcctccagggattcctccagggattcctccagggattcctccagggattcctccagggattcctccagggattcctccagggattcctccagggattcctccagggattcctccagggattcctccagggattcctccagggattcctccagggattcctccagggattcctccagggattcctccagggattcctccagggattcctccagggattcctccagggattcctccagggattcctccagggattccttcagggattcctccagggattcctccagggattcctccagggattccttcagggattcctccagggattcctccagggattcctccagggattcctccagggattcctccagggattcctccagggattcctccagggattcctccagggattcctccagggattcctccagggattcctccagggattcctccagggattcctccagggattcctccagggattcctccagggattcctccagggattcctccaaggattcctccagggattccttcagggattcctccagggattcctccagggattcctccagggattcctccagggattcctccagggattcctccagggattcctccagggattcctccagggattcctccacggattcctccagggattcctccagggatt